The following coding sequences lie in one Primulina huaijiensis isolate GDHJ02 chromosome 2, ASM1229523v2, whole genome shotgun sequence genomic window:
- the LOC140966716 gene encoding 3-hydroxy-3-methylglutaryl coenzyme A reductase 1-like, which yields MDISRRPPRYSNNKPLLSTPPPPHSLASGDTADHRSSPKASDALPLPLYLTNGIFFTLFFSVSYFLLHRWRDKIRNSVPLHVLSLSELAAITCLIASFIYLLGFFGIDFVQSFISKPEGEDQPQRFIREIIQEDSIHCSLPPTVPSIPKSMELPQDDEDLVKCVVSGEVPSYSLESKLGDCFRAAKIRREALQRLTGRSIEGLPLEGFDYDSILGQCCEMPVGYVQLPVGIAGPLLLNGCEYTVPMATTEGCLVASTNRGCKAIYASGGTTCVLLRDGMSRAPVVRFASAKRAAELKFFLEDPLNFDTLSVVFNKSSRFARIQGIQCAIAGKNLYIRFSCSTGDAMGMNMVSKGVQNVLDFLFNDFPDMEVIGISGNFCSDKKPAAVNWIEGRGKSVVCEAIISESVVAKVLKTSVSALVELNMLKNLTGSAIAGALGGFNAHAANIVSAIFIATGQDPAQNIESSHCITMMEAVNNGKDLHISVTMPSIEVGTVGGGTQLASQSACLNLLGVKGASKESPGSNSQLLAAIVAGSVLAGELSLMSAIAAGQLIKSHMKYNRSSRDITKIGS from the exons ATGGACATCAGCCGCAGGCCACCCAGATACTCAAACAATAAGCCACTTCTTTCTACTCCTCCACCCCCTCATTCATTGGCCTCCGGCGACACCGCCGATCACCGTTCCTCCCCTAAAGCGTCGGACGCGCTCCCTCTCCCACTTTACCTGACCAACGGCATTTTCTTCACGTTGTTTTTCTCCGTTTCCTACTTCCTTCTACACCGCTGGCGTGACAAGATCCGTAACTCCGTTCCTCTTCACGTCCTTTCCCTCTCCGAGCTTGCGGCAATTACTTGTCTCATCGCGTCTTTCATATACCTCCTGGGGTTCTTCGGCATCGACTTTGTGCAGTCGTTCATTTCGAAACCGGAAGGAGAAGATCAGCCGCAACGGTTCATTCGTGAAATTATCCAGGAAGATAGCATTCACTGCTCTTTGCCTCCGACGGTTCCTTCCATACCGAAATCGATGGAACTTCCGCAGGATGACGAGGATCTCGTTAAATGTGTTGTTTCCGGAGAAGTCCCGTCTTACTCGTTGGAGTCAAAGCTCGGGGATTGCTTTAGAGCTGCAAAGATTCGTCGGGAGGCGCTCCAGCGGCTGACTGGGAGATCTATTGAGGGATTACCTCTGGAGGGATTTGATTATGACTCGATTTTGGGGCAATGCTGCGAGATGCCAGTGGGGTATGTGCAGCTCCCCGTCGGGATCGCGGGGCCACTGTTGCTTAATGGGTGCGAATACACGGTGCCGATGGCAACGACAGAAGGGTGTTTGGTTGCTAGCACGAACCGGGGGTGCAAGGCAATATACGCATCTGGGGGTACTACGTGTGTTCTTCTGCGAGATGGGATGAGCAGGGCTCCGGTGGTGAGGTTTGCCTCCGCCAAGCGGGCGGCCGAGTTGAAATTCTTCTTGGAGGATCCTCTCAATTTTGATACGCTGTCTGTTGTTTTCAATAA GTCGAGTAGATTTGCAAGAATCCAAGGTATTCAATGTGCAATTGCAGGGAAAAATCTATATATTAGATTTAGCTGTAGCACTGGTGATGCCATGGGAATGAACATGGTTTCTAAAGGTGTTCAGAATGTTTTAGACTTCCTCTTTAATGATTTTCCTGATATGGAAGTTATTGGCATTTCTG GGAATTTTTGCTCGGACAAGAAACCTGCTGCCGTCAATTGGATCGAGGGACGTGGAAAGTCAGTAGTTTGCGAGGCTATTATTAGTGAAAGTGTGGTTGCAAAGGTATTGAAAACTTCTGTATCGGCCCTTGTCGAACTTAACATGCTCAAGAACCTCACTGGCTCTGCTATTGCTGGTGCTCTTGGTGGTTTCAATGCACATGCTGCAAATATTGTCTCGGCCATTTTTATAGCGACTGGGCAGGATCCAGCACAGAATATTGAAAGTTCTCACTGTATTACTATGATGGAGGCTGTTAACAACGGGAAAGATCTCCATATTTCCGTGACCATGCCATCAATTGAG GTTGGCACCGTAGGTGGTGGAACACAATTGGCATCACAGTCAGCTTGCCTCAACCTTCTTGGCGTAAAGGGCGCAAGCAAAGAGTCACCAGGCTCGAATTCCCAGCTCCTGGCCGCCATCGTTGCCGGTTCAGTCTTGGCCGGAGAGCTCTCTTTAATGTCAGCTATTGCAGCTGGACAGCTTATCAAAAGCCACATGAAATACAACCGATCTAGCAGGGATATCACTAAAATCGGCTCCTAG